Below is a genomic region from Planctomycetota bacterium.
ATGCCGGGTGCGTCTGTCGTCAGGCGGCTCTCGATGACGAAGAGCGTTCCGACGACCGGCCCGTTGGGTGCGTTGGTGGTCGGGCCCTGGTAGAGGTAGCTGAGGTCGACGTCGTAGCCGTTGCTACCGAGACTCGCGTTGACCGGCTGGCTCTTGCCATCGGTGTCGACGAATGTCAGGCCGTCATAGTCGTCAACAATCAGCAGCGACTCGCCCGGCGAGACCGTCTGCCCGCCGAAGCCGGCGACGATCGTCTGGCCGACGTCCAGCGACACGAGGTCCGGCAC
It encodes:
- a CDS encoding PEP-CTERM sorting domain-containing protein, whose amino-acid sequence is VPDLVSLDVGQTIVAGFGGQTVSPGESLLIVDDYDGLTFVDTDGKSQPVNASLGSNGYDVDLSYLYQGPTTNAPNGPVVGTLFVIESRLTTDAPGILDSDSIYTILSPGGNGPVEKLHFASLYLEEFLGTPVPEPTSLALVGVASVGLLRRQ